The Thermodesulfobacteriota bacterium nucleotide sequence GCGCCGGCAGCACCGCTGGCCGGGCCGGCCGCGGCCGGCGGCCCGGTCTTGGGGCCAGCCGCCACCCTGGCCATGGGCATCGCCTGGCTGTCCACCCTCCTCCTGTGGTGGCGGGACCGGCGGCGCTACCGGCGGCCGCCGCCGGACGGCGACCGGCATCCCTCGGCCCCGGCCCGGCTTGCCGAGGCCGGCAAAGCGGTAGCCGCCGCCTGCGCCGCCCACGACCCGGCCGGCGCCCGTCAGGCCCTCCTCCTGTGGGCCGCCGCCCGCTGGCCAACCGATCCGCCTCCCGGCCTGTCCGCGATCGCCACCCGCCTCGGCGACCCGGATCTCACCACCGAGATCGATCTCCTGGGCCGCCGCCTCTTCGCCGCCCAGCCCGCCCCCTGGGACGGCCAGCGCCTGGCCCAGCTCTTCCGGCAGGCCGCAGCAGCGCACCGCCCCGAAAAGAAGAAGAATCCCACCCTGCCAGCCCTCTATCCGTGACAGGCGCCGGACCGGCGGCTGACCGGTCCGATCCGACCCGCCGGCTTCAATTGGGCGCGCCCCGCGCCTGGCAATCCATGGGTCCCATGATTCCCATAGCTTCCATGGCTCCTATGGCTCTCCTGGACCCATGGGACTTATAGGACCTATAGGACTTATGGGAGGCCACCATGGCCAACTTCCGCCGTTGCACCCATTCGGGTGCACCCCGCGAATGGCAACTCTGAGGAAACAACGGCCACCAGAGCGGACTTCCGGCGTTGCATCCACCCGGGTGCGCCCGCGCATGACAGCAGCACGCCCGCCCACGGCCGACTCCCCGGCCTCGGTCTCAAAAGTCTTATGGATGCGTAGATGGGTGGAGGCGACAGCCGCAACCCATCAGCCGGCCGGGTCGAGATGGGTTGCGCTACGCTCCACCTACGCGGGCACCACTCCGTTTCATCCACTTGGGTGCGCCCCGTGTTGTGGGTGGGTGGCTTGCCGGCAGGGCCAGCGGGTACGGGACCCTGGCTCACGCCGCCAGGGCGCGGAGCAGGAGCTGCAGCTCGGCGGCGTCGTCACAGTCCAGGGCCGGGTTCTCGGCCAGGGCCTGGTCGCGGCTGCCCTGAAGGATAGCCTGGAGCTTGGGGATGAGGGCCTGGGCCCAGGGCTGTAGAGGGAGTTTTCCCGGTCGCCAGGGTTCCGGGCATGCAGGGCGGCCATGATCCCCTGGAGCTGCTCCGTGGTCGCGGCAACGCCCAGCCGGCCTACGGCCGGGGCCAGGAGCACCAGGGCCCGGGCGTGGCACTGGACGCTGTCCACCAGGGCCTCGATGGCGCCCAGCTTGTCACCGGGAGCAGGCCAGCTCCACGGCCAGGGTGGTCTTGCCCGCCCCGCCGCTGCCCAGGACCACGGCATAGTCTTCCAGGAGGAGCAGCCGTTCCAGGGCCAGCAGCTCCCGGCTGCGGCCCTGGAAATGGTGGGCCGGCGGGTCCGGCAGGGCACCCAGACTCAGGACCCGCTTGCGCGCCTCCAGCCTTTGGACCGCCTCGGGGGGAACGGCGGTGACCAGTGGCGGATCCGCCTCCTCCTGGAAGAGTACCGGCACTCCACCAGCCTGTCCTCATCCCGGGGATCCTCGAAGCAGAGCGCCCCCAGGCCGTGCTGGCGGTCGTAAATCCCGTGGCCGTCGAAATGGACCACATCGAAGGGCTCGCCCCGGTCGGCGGCAGCCTGCAGGGCCTCTTTGAGGGCCGGGAAGGTGGGGGGCGCCAGCACCGTGAGCCGAACCAGATCCCCCAGCCCGGCCACCGCCTCCTTCAGGGGCCGGGCCGACACCCGGTGGTCGATGTAGCCGGCAGCCTCGTCCTCGGGACCAGCACCTGCCGGGCCGCGGCGATGGCCTCCTCGATGGCCGGCGCCAGCTTCTCGCCGCCCCGCAGGCTGCGGGAGTCCACCCAGACCGGGATGCGCAGGGATTCCAAGGCGATCCGCAGCGTGGCAACAAAGCCGTCGTCCGCTGTGGCGTGGGAGATGAAGACCTCGGATGCTGGCATGACAGGCTCCGTCAGAGCGCCAGCAGGTGCAGGAGGACCCGCACCTGGTAGTGGTATGAGTTGACGCCGGCGCCGTTGTACCGGCGAACAGCGTAGGGCCAGTCGCAGCCGATGTTCTTGCGGATCGGTACCCTGGAGTAGGTCTCGGCCTGGTAGTACTGGGTCTGGGTGAAGACGTGGGCTGCGCCCTCGTAGAAGGGGGTGACACCCATGGTGATGGTGGTGCTGCCGGCATCTGCCAGGCAGTTCTGGCAGTCGCGCAGATGGCGGCTGTCGCCCTCGGCATACTTGCAGAGGCGCAAAGGGCCGTTGCCAATCTCCCGCAGCCGGTCGTCGGCCCTGGTTCCGGAGGTCGAGCCGTTCACGAAATGGTCGAGCTTGTCTCGCAGCTCGGCGATGGCCCCTTCCACATTGCGGACCGGATCGAGCATGAAGGCACCGACCTCGGCCGTGGTCGGCGGGTGGTGGAACAGGGTGTACTGGCCCGCGCCGTAGCCCCGGGAAGTGATGATATGCCTCTCCGTGGCATTGGTGTCCAGCCCCACGGTGATGAAGGTGTCTTCATCGTCCTTGGCCGGCACGTTGAAATGCCTCAGGCCGCTTTCCTGGGTGAGAATGGCCAGAAGAAAGGGCACCGGCACGGCAGCCGAATCCATGTCCCGGAGCATGGTGAGGATGCGCTTGTTCTCCGCCACCGGATCCTGGGCGGCCGGCAGCTTCGGAAAGAGGCTGTCGGCGACGAGATCGCGCAGACAGGCTGCCAGCCCCTGGTCGACCACGCCGGTGACCTGCACCACCCGTCCCTGATTGTAGTTGAGCACCGCCACCGGCGCCGCGCCGTCCCCCTGGCGACTCTTGCCAACGTTGTGGAGCAGATCGTGCTGCAAGGCCATGACCGCGCGCCTGGTGCCATCGCCGAACCGGCCGTCGATGCCCTGCTTCAGGTAGCCCAGCTGCCGGAGGTGGCGCTGCAGGTCCCGGACCTGCCGGTTGGTGGCGGCGGTGCCGCCCTTTTCGAGAACAAGCCCTGGTGTCTGGTAGCTCAGCTCCATTGTCCTGCCTCCTTGTGAACAGGTCGAAACAGCTGCCCGTCAACCACCAGGATAGGGCCGCAGCTGCCCTCTCTTTTTGGCGCACCCGATACGCCAACACCTGCGGATTGACGGCTGAGCTCGCTGTTTACCTTCTGGAATTATGGGGAGTCAAGGTATTTCCCAGCACCACCGGCCGCCCGCTCGACCCGGCAGCGGCAGCGGCCGAGCAGGGTGGCAGGCGATGGAGCGCTCGAAGGTTCCCTCTGCCGCCACATCGCTGTATGCTGTGGCCAGCCGACCGCCGGTGCCTAGCGCCGGCCGTTGCTGTTGGCGAGGCGCCGGCCGGCGATTCGTGCCGGCCTATGGCGACCAGTCCATGGAAGAAGGCTTTCCGCCTTCACCGAACCGGAGCAGGTTCATGGCCATTCGCGAGCTGGCTCGGGAGCTCTATCGGCTGCAGCAAGACAAGGACCGGCTGGAGGCAGCGCTGGCCGCGGCCCCGTTCCCGGAGCAGGCAGCCCTGGCCGACCGGCTGCGCCAGGTGCGGGCCCAGTGGCAGCGGCTCAAGGATATCCTGGAGGGAGAGAAGGCCCCGCCCCCCTTCCGCCAGATCCCCAGCACCATAAGGCCCAGGGACTGAGACCGGTTCCCTCTCTCTCAAGAAACACCGGCCACCAGAGCGGACCTCCGGGCGGTTCATTCATTTTTTGCGTCCTGCGTATGGCAACCCACAGATCCCATGACTCCCATGGACCCATGGGACTTATAGGCCCTATAGGACTTATGGAAGACCACCATGGCGGACTTCCGGCGTTTCCCCCATTCGGGTGCGCCCCGCGCATGGCTACTTTTCCGGGACAGCGTGTGCTCCCGCTCCGGAAGGCCAGGCGAGGCGGAATGCGCCAGGCAAAACTCCAGAATGACATTCACTACGGAGGACATCATGGCATCTTTCCGTTTTTTTATGCTGTCGTTCGTTCTGCTGGCCACGACCACCCTGCCCTCCCAGGCCGGCGCCGGCAAGAAGGTGGTGCTGTGCAGCACCTTTCCCGTCTACCAGATCACCCGCCAGCTCGCCCAGGCCAGTCCTGCCCTGGAGGTCCAGTTGATGCTGCCGGCCGCCGCCGGCTGCCCCCATGACTACGCCCTGACCCCCCAGGACCTCCGGAAGCTCGGCGGCGCCGACCTCTTCATCATCAATGGCCAGGGCCTGGAGGAGTTCCTGGACGACGTCCGGAGGGCGAGCCCCGGGCTTGCCATCGCCGACAGCTCCGGGGGGATCACCGATCTTCTGCCCTACACCGGGGAAGGGGATGACGCCCTTGACGAGGATCACAACCACGGCGGGATGAACCCCCACCTCTTTGCGAGTCCCCGCATGAGGGCCACAATCGCCTGGAACATCGCCACCGCGCTCGGCAAGCTGGACCCGGCCGGCGCGGCCGACTACCAGACGAGGGCCAAGGCCTATGCCGAGAAGATGGAGGCGCTGGCCGGGGATCTCGCCGCCCTGGGCACGCGGCTGGCCAACAAGCGCGTCGTCACCCAGCACGGCGTCTTCGACTACCTGGCGCGGGACATGGGCCTGGAGGTGGTGGCCGTGGTCCAGGCCCATCCGGGCCAGGAGCCCTCCGCCGCCGAGATGCTCGCCATCGTCAGGACTGCCAGGGAGAAGAAGGCAGGCGCGGTCTTCACCGAGCCCCAGTATCCGGACAGGGTCGGCCAGGCCATTGCCCGCGAGGCAGGGATCCCGGCCGCCACCCTGGACCCGGTGGCCACCGGACCCGAGGATGCGCCTCCGGACCACTATGAAACGATGATGCGGCAGAACATGCGCACCCTGGAGCGGGTGCTGGGGGTGCGATAACGTGCAAGGATCCCGCTGTACCGCCGGGGCGACGGTCACGTTTGCGGACGTGAACGTCGCCCGCGCCGGTGTCCAGGTTCTCGACCGGGTGAGCGCCACGGTGCCCCAGGGGGGATGCACGGCCATCGTCGGCCCCAACGGCGCGGGCAAGACCACCCTGCTCCTGGCGCTGCTCGGCCAGATTCCCTTCCAGGGCCTCGCCCGCATCGAAGGCCTGCGGAGCCGGCGGCCACGGCTGGGCTATGTCCCCCAGCGGCTGTCCCTGGACCACGGCCTGCCCCTTTCGGTCATGGAGCTCATGCTCATGGAGCACCAGCGCCTGCCGTTGTGGCTCGGCCGCCGGAAAAGGCACCAGGAGCGGGCCCGGGCCCTGCTCGC carries:
- a CDS encoding peptidoglycan-binding domain-containing protein, with the translated sequence MELSYQTPGLVLEKGGTAATNRQVRDLQRHLRQLGYLKQGIDGRFGDGTRRAVMALQHDLLHNVGKSRQGDGAAPVAVLNYNQGRVVQVTGVVDQGLAACLRDLVADSLFPKLPAAQDPVAENKRILTMLRDMDSAAVPVPFLLAILTQESGLRHFNVPAKDDEDTFITVGLDTNATERHIITSRGYGAGQYTLFHHPPTTAEVGAFMLDPVRNVEGAIAELRDKLDHFVNGSTSGTRADDRLREIGNGPLRLCKYAEGDSRHLRDCQNCLADAGSTTITMGVTPFYEGAAHVFTQTQYYQAETYSRVPIRKNIGCDWPYAVRRYNGAGVNSYHYQVRVLLHLLAL
- a CDS encoding TIR domain-containing protein, with product MPASEVFISHATADDGFVATLRIALESLRIPVWVDSRSLRGGEKLAPAIEEAIAAARQVLVPRTRLPATSTTGCRPGP
- a CDS encoding metal ABC transporter substrate-binding protein, producing MASFRFFMLSFVLLATTTLPSQAGAGKKVVLCSTFPVYQITRQLAQASPALEVQLMLPAAAGCPHDYALTPQDLRKLGGADLFIINGQGLEEFLDDVRRASPGLAIADSSGGITDLLPYTGEGDDALDEDHNHGGMNPHLFASPRMRATIAWNIATALGKLDPAGAADYQTRAKAYAEKMEALAGDLAALGTRLANKRVVTQHGVFDYLARDMGLEVVAVVQAHPGQEPSAAEMLAIVRTAREKKAGAVFTEPQYPDRVGQAIAREAGIPAATLDPVATGPEDAPPDHYETMMRQNMRTLERVLGVR